Within Desulfobacter sp., the genomic segment TTTAACTGAAAATTGAGGTGATCCTTTGAAGCTTACAAATTCAGAATCTATCCAGGAAAGTGAGAAGGAATTTATTGATACGATCAATGCCGAGCTTGACTGGGATGCCATTGAACAGATGCTCCTGGACAAACACGGATTTTCAGTTCAGGACGATGTGGACTACAAAGACGGCAACCTGATTGTCCACAATAATGAGATTGCGTATAAATTCGATTTTGAAATCAAGGTTCCCCTCTCGGTGATATTCAACCGGGAAGGAGAATGTCTTGAGATCAGCACCCGGAAAGAGGACGATCCTGCAGCCGGAGAAGAGGATGAACCAGGAGAGGCCACAATGGAGAACGGCCCCCTGTCAGGAATGCCGCCAGAGGAGCGCCAGGCCAGAGGGGGGGAGATGGTTTCGGAAATTGCGGATATGATCTCTGAAATCAATAAAGAAGGAGAATAAGGTAGATGGAATCGGTTCAGGAAAACGGCACCACCCCGGAAGATGTCAGAAGCCATCTGGATGAAATCCTTACCAGGGAAATTGTCGCATTCATTGATGTGGATTCCGATTCGGCCATGATGTCCTTTAATCTGGCCACCATTTCATGTGTTACCATTATTGTGGAGCGGGAACGGGAGATAAAACAGTATGCGGATTTTCCCCCTGAGCGTTACACCGTGGACAGTTTTACTTCTGAGCTGGTGGATATCGGCCTGGATAATGATGATTATCTGAAAAGCGCCATTACCGCCTCCCTGAACAGTGGCTATATCAGCCAAACCAATGGCGAACTCAGGGCTGAAATGGCCGCTTTCATGATGGCCGGCCTTCTGGATTCCATGTTCCCGGGGATGCAGGGCATGAATCTCATTGCCTTTGTCCTCCAGATGAACGACGAGGTGAACTCCGGAAGAAAGACATTGGAACTGGCCAAGCAGAGCTTTGCCAGTTCATTGAAAACCCGAGGCGTTGCCGTATCCCAGGACCGGGCCGAACAGCGGGCCAGCGAAATGGCTGAGGGGGTCCAGCAGACCGTTACGGCCAGGTCCAGAGAAATTTCCACTCAGTTGAAAAAAGAGAACCTTAACCGCCTCTCACGGCTGATCCGGACCCGGAAAAAGAAAACCGGAGAATACCGGGAGCGGGTCAAGGTCCAGGATGTGTTCGACAAGGGGCCGACCAAAGAGGAAATTGAGGCGGAAAAGCAGGAAATCCGCCATGCCGAAGAGGTGGCCAGAAAGGCTGCAGACCTTGCCCGGCAACTGGCCGAAAAGGATGAGAAAATAAAAGAGGCCGAAGAGGCTGCAGCAGACCTTGCCCGCCAGCTCAAGGCCCTGGACGAGATGGAGAAAACCCTGGAATCTGTAAGGGAAGAGGCCAGGGAGGCAAAAGCAAAGGCCGCCGAACTGGAGGCCAGGGAAGCGCTGATGGCTGAAAAAGAGGCCCGGCTCAAGGCGCTGGAAGAGGAGATCCGTCTCAAAGAAGAGGAAGCCCGCAGGGCGGAAAGCGCCCGGACTGAGGGTGGCAAAGATCCCGGGGACGAGGATGATATCGAATCCCGTATCGCTGCATTTGAAATGGAACTGGCCATGCCCTGTCCCCTGTGCGCCGAAGGCAAAATAGAAGAAAAGACCACAGAAAAGGGAAAAGTCTTTTTTTCATGCAGCCGGAAGGACTGCCGGTTTGTGTCCTGGGATAAACCGTATCATTTTGAATGTCCGCTGTGCAAAAATCCTTTTTTAACTGAAATGGATAGCCCGACAGGGGAAAAAGGATTGAAGTGCCCCCGGGCAGCCTGTTCCTATACCCAAAACAACCTTCTTGACCCCAAACAAAATATGGCGGCAGCAGCGGATGCGGCCGCACCCAAAAAAAAGAAAAAGAAAATTGTAAGGAGACGAAAGAGGCGGTAATGGAAATTCCTTTTATGGACGACCGGCTTGGGCGTATTTTCGCCAAGGTGCGGCAGGGTTCCCGTCTTTCCAAGGAAGACGGGATTTGTATTTATGATACCCCGGACCTCCAGGGGCTGGGAAGGATAGCCGACCATGTGCGGCAGGCCCGGCACGGCAAAAAAGCCTTTTATGTTTATAACCAGCACCTGAATTACACCAATATCTGTAAAAACAGGTGTAAGTTTTGTGCCTATGCCAAGGACAGGGGGGAAGACGGATCCTATATCTGGCCCATTGCCGAGATTGAAAAGCGACTTTTGGAACGGATTGACGAGCCCGTGTCCGAGCTTCACATCGTCGGCGGCCTCAATGAAGAGCTTACCTTTGAGTATTTCATCGACTTGCTAAAAACGGTGAAGCGGATCCGGCCGGGGGCGGCCGTCAAAGCATTTACCTGCGTGGAGATAGATTATCTGTCCAATCTGTCGGGGCTGAGCCTTGAAGATACCGTGGCGCGGCTAAAGGACGCCGGCCTGGACATGATGCCAGGCGGAGGGGCTGAGGTGCTGAACACCAGAATCCATGATGCGCTGTTTCCTAAGAAAATCGGCCACCAGCGGTGGCTTGAAATCGTCAAAACCGTTCATCGGGCCGGAATAAAGACCAATGCCACCATGCTCTACGGCCACATAGAGACCATGGAGGAACGGGTGGAACACCTGATGAAGCTTCGGGAGATCCAGGACGAGACCGGCGGGTTTTCCGCCTTTATTCCCCTGGCCTTCCACTCACAGAATACCCAGCTTGAGGAATTGCCCCCGACAACGGCGGTGGACGATCTGAAGAATATTGCGGCAGCCCGGCTGATGCTGGACAACTTTGACCATATCAAGGCCTATTGGGTGATGATCGGCGAGTCCCTGGCCCAGGTGGCCCTGAATTTCGGAGCCGATGATCTGGACGGGACCATCATCGAGGAGCGGATTACCCATACGGCAGGGGCCAAGTCCGCCAAGGGGCTGGCCCGGGATGAGATGGTGCACATGATCCGGGCAGCCGGATTTGAGCCGGTGCAACGGGATTCCTTTTACAATCCGGTTGCCGCCAATTCATAAAACGGGCAGAAAAAGATGCAGCGAGAAATGAAACATATTATTGAAAATATCCAGGCAGACCGGCGCATCAGCGGCGAAGAGGCCCTTGAACTCCTACGCCATGCCGATCTATTGACCCTGGGCGGGCTTGCCAACGCCCGACGGTTCCGACTCCATCCGGAAAAGCGGGTCACCTTTGTGGTGGACCGGAATATAAACTATACCAATGTGTGCGTGTCCGGATGCAGATTCTGCGCCTTTTATGCCACCCCCGGTTCTGGAAAGGGATATATTCTTTCCCAGGAGGAACTGGGGGCCAAAATTCAGGAAACCCTGGACCTCGGCGGTACCCAGATCCTGCTTCAGGGGGGGATGCACCCGGACCTGGGCATTGAGTTTTACGAGGGGATGCTCAGGTTCATCAAAGGGAATTATCCCATCCACATTCACGGGTTCTCTCCACCGGAAATTGATTTTATTGCCCATAAATCAGGACTGACCGTTGAAGCCACCATCGCCCGCCTCAAGGCGGCGGGGCTTGCCTCCATTCCCGGGGGCGGGGCGGAAATTCTCTGCGACGACATCCGGCATAAGGCGTCTCCCAACAAATGCGGGGCCGATGCCTGGCTTGAGGTCATGCGCAAAGCCCACAAGGCTGGTATGCGGTCTTCGGCCACCATGATGTTCGGCCACCTGGAAGAAGATATCCATCTCATAGAGCATATGGAAAAAATCCGCTCCCTCCAGGATGAAACAGGCGGATTCACCGCCTTTATTCCCTGGACCTTCCAGCCCACCAACACTAAGATCCATGTGAGGAAAAAAACAAGTGCCGAATATCTAAAAGTCCTGGCACTGAGCCGGGTTTTTCTGGACAATATTGAGAATGTCCAGGCCTCCTGGGTGACCCAGGGGGACAAGATCGCCCAGGCCGCCCTGTTTTTCGGTGCCAATGATATGGGGTCCACCATGATCGAAGAAAACGTGGTGGCCTCGGCAGGGGTGGATTTCATGCTGCCTGAAAGCGAACTGCGCCGCCTCATTGAAACCGCAGGGTTTGAGCCCCGGCAGCGTGATTGCTACTACAACCTGCTATGAGCCGACCCGGATCCGGAATAAGATTCATTCATCCGGCTGCCGGGGGCTGCTTCCACAGTCGCTGGATTGTCTGCAGCCGGGATCAGGTGATTGAAAACGGATATATTGAAACCGAAAATGGAAAGATTAAATCCGTTTCCAGGGTAAAACCCAGGGGGACGGTGACGGATCTGGGACCGGGCGTCATACTGCCGGCACTGGTCAATGCCCATACCCACCTGGAATTGTCCGCGCTCCACGGCGCTGTCCCCTTTGACCGGGGATTTGCGGTATGGGTGCAGGAATTGCTCGCCAGGCGGGAAGCCATTGGAACGGAGCGCCTTCGGGAGGCTGCCGCCGCCGAAGCTGAACGCCTTCCAATCATGGGCACAGGGGTGGTCGGTGAAATTTCCACCCTTGGTATTACCCGGGACATCCTCAGGAACCTGGGGCTTTCCGGGGTCTGGTTCCAGGAAATTTTAGGGGGAATGGATATCAGTGACGGCCTTGAAAAATCACCGGACCTTTCCTATTCCATGGCCGGACATGCCCCGCATACCACAGGGCCGGACAGGCTTTGCCGGCTGAAAAAGATCACCCAAGCCAGCGGCCTTGTCTTTTCCATCCACCTGGCTGAATCCCGGACGGAATCGGAGTTTCTGGATACAGGCGCCGGCGCCTGGGCCGATTTTCTGGCCGCCAGGGGCATTGATACCGGGGACTGGCCTCTGGGCAACACCACCCCGGTCTGGTATTTGAACCGCCTGGGCATTTTAGGGCCCGGGACCCTGGCTGTCCATCTGCTCCGGGCCGATGCCCGGGACATGGAGATTCTGGCCCGGACCGGCACGCGGGTTTGTATCTGCCCCAGGAGCAACGAAAACCTCCACCGGCGCCTGCCCGATATTGGCCTCATGCTTGAAAAGGGGATTGAACCGGCCCTGGGAACGGACAGCCTGGCCTCCTGCGATTCCTTGAATCTGTTTGATGAAATGGCCTTTATCCGGCGCAAATATCCGGACCTCCGGCCCGAAATACTATTTTCAATGGCTACGGTATACGGGGCCAGGGCCTTGGGCGTTGGGCAGAATTGGGGAGAGCTCTCCCCTGGGAAGCCTGCCTGTTTTTTATATGCAAACCTATCTGTATCCGGCCAAAATCAAATTTTTGAAAGACTGACCGCCAATGAAATCTAATGTATTAATGGGAAAAATTTCCTATATCAACGCCTCTCCGGTCTATTACGGCCTGGACCACGGCATGCTTCCCAAATGGCTGAAACTGGTGCCTGATGTGCCCACGGCCCTGAATGCCAGTATCAAAAAGGGGGAGATAGATATCAGTCCGATATCGGCGGCCTTCTACGCCATGAACCACGAAGACCTCCTGGTGCTGCCGGATCTTTCCATTTCCTGCAACGGTGACGTGCTCAGCGTAATCTGCGCCAGCAATTATCCCCTGGACGAACTAAGCGGAAAACAGGTGATGTTTTCCAATGAGTCGGCCACCTCTTCCTCGCTGCTGAAAATGATTTTTTCCCGCAGGGGGATTACCCCCCGGTTCAGGGTCGGATCCGTGACCGCCATCGACCAGGTGCCGGCAGATGTGGACGCGATAATGGTCATCGGGGATACCGCCCTGACCCAGCCCTGGGAACGGCGTTTCAAAAACCGGTTTGACCTGGGGCGGGTCTGGCATGAGATGACGGGCCTGCCCTTTGTTTTTGCCCTCTGGGTGGTCAGAAAGTCCTTTGCAGAGAAATACCCGGATATGACGGCTGCGGCCCATAACCTGCTGCTTTCCTCCATGGCCATGGGATATAAGAATCTTGATACCGTTATCAGAGCCGGGCAGAAAAAGCTCTGCCTTTCCAGTGATTTGATCAAATTATATTATGAGTTGCTCATTTGTGACCTCGACAGGTCCAAGGTCAGGGCCATGGGAGTTTTCTTCGATTCTCTCCATGACCAAGGCATTTTGGCCCGTAAGGCTGAGATTAAGTTTTTTACCCCCTGATTTCCGGCCACAGCCTTGACTTCTATGAATTTTTTGTACTATGGCTGTTAATAACAGCCATGGTGGCCGATTCATTTTACCCAGGGCGTCTCGCCAGAGGTGAAAAACTGCGAATGCGTGACTGTTTTTTATGGAAGTCATCTTTGTAACGACTCAACCGGAAAGGAGACCGCTTATGCCGGATAAGAAGAGGCCGGAAAACAGGAGGCGGGAGTTCATCAAATGCGTGGGGGTTGGTGCTGCCGTTGGAGCTGCCGGTGTCGCCGGCGTGCTGGGCGGTGCCCCGTCAAAAGTTGCTGCTGCAGCGGGAGAAAAGCAAGTCCGGACCGGGAACGCCATTCAATGGCGCATGGCAACCGCATGGCCCGCCGGCTTTCCCATACTGGGGGAGGGGGCTGAGAACTTTTCCCGCTGGGTGGGCGAGATGAGCGGCGGCAGGCTTAATATCCGGATCCTGGGCGAAGATGATGCCTTACCGCCGCTGACAATTTTTAATGCCGTAAGCAATGGTGAAATTGAAATGGGGAACGGCGCCTCGTATTTCTGGGCCCATAAATCACCGGCCATGTATTTCTTTTCTGCTGTCCCCTTTGGATTAAACGCCCAGGCCCTGAATACCTGGCTTTATTCCGGGGGCGGCATGGCTCTCTGGGACGAGGTCTATGCCCGGTTTAACCTGAAACCCTTTCCGGCGGGCAACACCGGTATGCAGATGGGGGGCTGGTTCAACCGGAAAATCAATACCATGGAAGACCTGAAGGGCCTGAAGATGAGGATTGGCGGCCTTGGCGCCAGGGTCCTTGAGCGGGCCGGGGGAAAGCCGGTTGTGGTCGACGGCCGGGAAATCCGAAACCGTTTGGCCGGGGGCCTCATCCATGCCACGGAATGGGCCGGCCCCTACCATGATCTGGAAATGGGGCTGCATAAGACCGCCAGATATTATTACTATCCGGGATGGCAGGAATCAGGTACGGGTATTGAAGCCATGGTGAACCTTGACGCCTGGAAAAGCCTGCCCGCTGATCTTAAAGCCATAGTGGAGGCCGCTGCGAGCCGATGCAATACCTGGATGCTGGCTGAATATGAGGAACGGAACTCCAGGGCCTTGAAAACTCTTGTTTCCCGCAACGGGGTCCAGCTTCGAAGGTTTCCAAAGCCGGTGCTTCAGGGGCTGGAGCGCATCGCCCGAACAGTGGTGGCCGAAGCCGGAGGCGCAGACCGCCTTAGCCGGCGTGTTTATGCGTCCTATCGACGGTTCCAAAGCCATGCCGCCGGCTGGCAACGCACCAGCGAAGAGATGTACCAGTTATAAATGGCTTTATTAAAGTCTGTTTAACCGGTAGCTGGCCAATCAGTCACCGGCCTCCAAGGGAAGGGTAAAGGTAAAGGTGGTGCCCTTTTCCGGAGAGGAGGTAAAGGCAACCTTACCTTTTAAATAGGATTCACCGAATAATTTCATTGAATAGGTGCCAAGCCCACGGCCCTTTCCTGTCTTGGAACTGTAATACCGTTGGAATATCCGTTTTTGCACCGGAGCCGGGATGTGTGACCGGTTCCAGATTTCCCATTTTACTGAGGTATTGTCCAGGAGGGTGACGGCGATGCGGATCTCTCCCGCCGGCGGTGTGGCCTCCAGGGCATTGATCACCATGTTGCCGAGTACCCGCGCCAGGAGGAGGTGATCCGTGTTCAGGATGATATCCTCTTTGGGCCAGTCGGATGAAATCCTTTTGCCGGAAGAGGCTTTGTGGCCGCTGATGATTCCTTCCAGTTCCTTTTTGATCTGGCTCATGCAGACAGGAAGTGTAACCGGTGTGTATGCGGCATCCCTGTGGTGGGAAAACTCTTTTTGAACGCCAATTTCATTTACCAGCCGTTCGATGCTTCTGCAAATGGCGGCGATATCCCGGTTATCCGGTTCGGTCATCTGCAGCATCTGGGCATTGCCGTAAAGGGCGGTCAGGGTATTGTTGATATCATGAAAAAAGACGCGATCCATATTCAGCCAAAATTGCTGCTGGGTTATATCGTGGGCGTAAAATAGAATCCAGCGGTTCCCGTCAACTGTGATGGGTTTGGCACGTACCTTGAGGCAGATATCTGAAATACTCCCTTTCCGGTCGGATACAAGAGCGCAGATCTGTTCCTTTTCGATGTCGTCGTCAATGGCCGACATCATGGCAATCGCCGCACCGCATGTTTCGCAGTGCTCTGTGGTGCCGCAGCCCGACGGCTCTTTAAATGCATGGATACAGCGCAGGCTTTCCCCGAGCCTCAATCCCAGTACATCTTCAATGTCTGGCAGGCCGAGTTCCTCCAAAAAAACATGATTCAGCGCAACGATCTGCCGGTCCTGATTCAATACCACCAGAATC encodes:
- a CDS encoding menaquinone biosynthesis protein; translated protein: MKSNVLMGKISYINASPVYYGLDHGMLPKWLKLVPDVPTALNASIKKGEIDISPISAAFYAMNHEDLLVLPDLSISCNGDVLSVICASNYPLDELSGKQVMFSNESATSSSLLKMIFSRRGITPRFRVGSVTAIDQVPADVDAIMVIGDTALTQPWERRFKNRFDLGRVWHEMTGLPFVFALWVVRKSFAEKYPDMTAAAHNLLLSSMAMGYKNLDTVIRAGQKKLCLSSDLIKLYYELLICDLDRSKVRAMGVFFDSLHDQGILARKAEIKFFTP
- the mqnE gene encoding aminofutalosine synthase MqnE, with protein sequence MEIPFMDDRLGRIFAKVRQGSRLSKEDGICIYDTPDLQGLGRIADHVRQARHGKKAFYVYNQHLNYTNICKNRCKFCAYAKDRGEDGSYIWPIAEIEKRLLERIDEPVSELHIVGGLNEELTFEYFIDLLKTVKRIRPGAAVKAFTCVEIDYLSNLSGLSLEDTVARLKDAGLDMMPGGGAEVLNTRIHDALFPKKIGHQRWLEIVKTVHRAGIKTNATMLYGHIETMEERVEHLMKLREIQDETGGFSAFIPLAFHSQNTQLEELPPTTAVDDLKNIAAARLMLDNFDHIKAYWVMIGESLAQVALNFGADDLDGTIIEERITHTAGAKSAKGLARDEMVHMIRAAGFEPVQRDSFYNPVAANS
- a CDS encoding amidohydrolase family protein, with the protein product MIENGYIETENGKIKSVSRVKPRGTVTDLGPGVILPALVNAHTHLELSALHGAVPFDRGFAVWVQELLARREAIGTERLREAAAAEAERLPIMGTGVVGEISTLGITRDILRNLGLSGVWFQEILGGMDISDGLEKSPDLSYSMAGHAPHTTGPDRLCRLKKITQASGLVFSIHLAESRTESEFLDTGAGAWADFLAARGIDTGDWPLGNTTPVWYLNRLGILGPGTLAVHLLRADARDMEILARTGTRVCICPRSNENLHRRLPDIGLMLEKGIEPALGTDSLASCDSLNLFDEMAFIRRKYPDLRPEILFSMATVYGARALGVGQNWGELSPGKPACFLYANLSVSGQNQIFERLTANEI
- a CDS encoding HAMP domain-containing histidine kinase produces the protein MDTYFAPARRTDRRKIRNQIKDISKSPVMNAVLEVSSGILVVLNQDRQIVALNHVFLEELGLPDIEDVLGLRLGESLRCIHAFKEPSGCGTTEHCETCGAAIAMMSAIDDDIEKEQICALVSDRKGSISDICLKVRAKPITVDGNRWILFYAHDITQQQFWLNMDRVFFHDINNTLTALYGNAQMLQMTEPDNRDIAAICRSIERLVNEIGVQKEFSHHRDAAYTPVTLPVCMSQIKKELEGIISGHKASSGKRISSDWPKEDIILNTDHLLLARVLGNMVINALEATPPAGEIRIAVTLLDNTSVKWEIWNRSHIPAPVQKRIFQRYYSSKTGKGRGLGTYSMKLFGESYLKGKVAFTSSPEKGTTFTFTLPLEAGD
- the mqnC gene encoding dehypoxanthine futalosine cyclase, with amino-acid sequence MKHIIENIQADRRISGEEALELLRHADLLTLGGLANARRFRLHPEKRVTFVVDRNINYTNVCVSGCRFCAFYATPGSGKGYILSQEELGAKIQETLDLGGTQILLQGGMHPDLGIEFYEGMLRFIKGNYPIHIHGFSPPEIDFIAHKSGLTVEATIARLKAAGLASIPGGGAEILCDDIRHKASPNKCGADAWLEVMRKAHKAGMRSSATMMFGHLEEDIHLIEHMEKIRSLQDETGGFTAFIPWTFQPTNTKIHVRKKTSAEYLKVLALSRVFLDNIENVQASWVTQGDKIAQAALFFGANDMGSTMIEENVVASAGVDFMLPESELRRLIETAGFEPRQRDCYYNLL
- a CDS encoding TRAP transporter substrate-binding protein translates to MPDKKRPENRRREFIKCVGVGAAVGAAGVAGVLGGAPSKVAAAAGEKQVRTGNAIQWRMATAWPAGFPILGEGAENFSRWVGEMSGGRLNIRILGEDDALPPLTIFNAVSNGEIEMGNGASYFWAHKSPAMYFFSAVPFGLNAQALNTWLYSGGGMALWDEVYARFNLKPFPAGNTGMQMGGWFNRKINTMEDLKGLKMRIGGLGARVLERAGGKPVVVDGREIRNRLAGGLIHATEWAGPYHDLEMGLHKTARYYYYPGWQESGTGIEAMVNLDAWKSLPADLKAIVEAAASRCNTWMLAEYEERNSRALKTLVSRNGVQLRRFPKPVLQGLERIARTVVAEAGGADRLSRRVYASYRRFQSHAAGWQRTSEEMYQL
- a CDS encoding DNA topoisomerase I, yielding MESVQENGTTPEDVRSHLDEILTREIVAFIDVDSDSAMMSFNLATISCVTIIVEREREIKQYADFPPERYTVDSFTSELVDIGLDNDDYLKSAITASLNSGYISQTNGELRAEMAAFMMAGLLDSMFPGMQGMNLIAFVLQMNDEVNSGRKTLELAKQSFASSLKTRGVAVSQDRAEQRASEMAEGVQQTVTARSREISTQLKKENLNRLSRLIRTRKKKTGEYRERVKVQDVFDKGPTKEEIEAEKQEIRHAEEVARKAADLARQLAEKDEKIKEAEEAAADLARQLKALDEMEKTLESVREEAREAKAKAAELEAREALMAEKEARLKALEEEIRLKEEEARRAESARTEGGKDPGDEDDIESRIAAFEMELAMPCPLCAEGKIEEKTTEKGKVFFSCSRKDCRFVSWDKPYHFECPLCKNPFLTEMDSPTGEKGLKCPRAACSYTQNNLLDPKQNMAAAADAAAPKKKKKKIVRRRKRR